The following proteins are co-located in the Ensifer sp. WSM1721 genome:
- a CDS encoding DUF2207 domain-containing protein, which translates to MRRLFAALVFAVFALATPVVALAEEFISAYHSVIDVAKDGTLTVTETIAANVEGNQIRRGIYRDFPLTFVDAHGRRSRVDFKLLAVERDGEDEEYRTESINGGIRIYTGSADVLLPRGEHTFQITYETSRQIRFFDDHDELYWNVTGTEWAFPIEEATATVTLPEGVQAEALDVFTGGYGATGKDARAVEEGDEIFFATTRRLRPQEGLTIAIKLPKGSIDRPTPSQENIWWVRDHLALVIAGIGLILVTLYYGRAWIRVGRDPARGVMVPRWDPPDGISPALVNYVDNKGFSGEGWTALSATLLNLAVKGHVVLDDLKNAIVVTATGKSDGKLPTGEAVVMKAVEGAGGKLTIDRANGKKVAAAGASFRSAMEREHRGKYYRANTGYIIGGVALSIVALAALFIFGDLSEDSIPFVIVPAFFAVFASVFAVSVGKSFRRQSSLMRRILSIVVLAFIGFVVFTVFSSILAILVFSAAEADDLPLFFAIGGVVLVNMLFFYLMGAPTPLGTRMMDGIDGLRQYMTLAEKDRMNMQGAPEMSPRHFETLLPYAVALGVEKPWTEIFERWLVAASAGAAAAAYQPSWYHGDSFGPGTFTDTIGGFAESMADTITSSLPPPPKSSSSGFSSGGGFSGGGGGGGGGGGW; encoded by the coding sequence CTCACGGTCACCGAGACGATCGCGGCAAATGTCGAGGGCAACCAAATCCGCCGCGGCATCTATCGGGATTTTCCCCTAACCTTCGTCGACGCGCACGGTCGACGGAGCCGGGTCGATTTCAAGCTTCTCGCCGTCGAGCGGGATGGCGAGGATGAGGAATATCGCACGGAATCGATCAACGGCGGCATCCGCATTTATACCGGCAGCGCCGACGTCCTCCTGCCGCGCGGCGAGCACACCTTTCAGATCACCTACGAGACGAGCCGTCAGATCCGCTTCTTCGACGATCACGACGAGCTCTATTGGAACGTGACCGGCACGGAATGGGCCTTTCCAATCGAGGAAGCAACGGCAACCGTGACCCTGCCGGAGGGGGTACAAGCGGAGGCGCTCGACGTCTTCACCGGCGGCTACGGGGCCACCGGCAAGGATGCGCGTGCGGTGGAAGAGGGCGATGAAATCTTCTTCGCGACGACCCGCCGCCTGCGCCCGCAGGAAGGCCTCACCATCGCGATCAAGCTGCCCAAGGGCAGTATCGACCGGCCAACGCCGTCGCAGGAAAACATCTGGTGGGTACGCGATCATCTGGCGCTTGTCATCGCCGGTATCGGGCTCATCCTCGTGACGCTCTATTATGGGCGCGCCTGGATCCGGGTCGGGCGCGATCCTGCCCGTGGCGTCATGGTTCCGCGCTGGGACCCACCGGACGGTATTTCGCCCGCGCTCGTCAACTACGTCGACAACAAAGGTTTTTCCGGCGAGGGCTGGACGGCCCTTTCGGCAACCCTGCTCAATCTCGCCGTCAAGGGACATGTCGTCCTCGACGACCTGAAGAACGCCATCGTCGTCACCGCGACCGGCAAGAGCGACGGCAAACTGCCAACCGGCGAGGCAGTGGTGATGAAAGCCGTGGAGGGGGCCGGCGGCAAGCTTACGATCGACCGGGCGAACGGCAAGAAGGTCGCGGCAGCAGGCGCGAGCTTCCGCAGCGCGATGGAGCGTGAGCACCGCGGCAAATATTACCGCGCCAATACCGGCTACATAATCGGCGGCGTTGCACTTTCGATCGTCGCTCTCGCTGCACTTTTCATCTTCGGCGATCTCAGCGAGGACAGCATTCCATTTGTAATCGTTCCGGCCTTTTTCGCCGTTTTCGCTTCCGTCTTCGCGGTATCCGTCGGCAAATCGTTCCGGCGCCAGTCCAGCCTCATGCGCCGGATCCTTTCGATCGTGGTGCTGGCCTTCATCGGCTTCGTCGTTTTCACGGTTTTCTCGAGCATTCTGGCCATCCTCGTCTTCTCGGCGGCGGAAGCAGACGATTTGCCGCTGTTCTTCGCGATTGGCGGCGTCGTGCTCGTCAACATGCTCTTCTTCTATCTGATGGGTGCGCCGACGCCACTCGGCACGCGCATGATGGATGGCATCGATGGGCTCCGGCAATACATGACGCTCGCGGAGAAGGACCGGATGAACATGCAGGGCGCACCGGAAATGTCGCCGCGGCATTTCGAGACGCTGCTGCCCTACGCCGTTGCGCTCGGTGTCGAGAAGCCCTGGACCGAGATCTTCGAGCGCTGGCTCGTCGCGGCTTCCGCAGGCGCCGCCGCGGCGGCCTACCAGCCGAGCTGGTATCATGGCGACTCCTTCGGCCCCGGCACCTTCACCGATACGATCGGCGGCTTTGCAGAGTCCATGGCCGATACGATTACCTCCTCCCTGCCGCCGCCGCCCAAGAGCTCGTCCTCGGGCTTTTCCTCCGGCGGCGGTTTCTCCGGCGGCGGCGGAGGAGGGGGGGGCGGCGGCGGCTGGTGA
- the glyS gene encoding glycine--tRNA ligase subunit beta — MPDLLIELRSEEIPARMQRKAAGDLKKLVTDALVEAGLTYEGAREYWTPRRLTLDIRGLAARSADIREERKGPRTDANEKAIEGFLRAAGLASISEAHVHSDPKKGDFYVAHILKAGRPAEEIVADVMPAIIRDFPWPKSMRSGAASARPGSLRWVRPLQSIVCTFGSEYEETKVIPFEVDGIVAGNVTYGHRFHAPEAITVRRFADYAEKLEKAKVVLDAERRKEIISADAHNIAFASGLELVEDEGLLEEVAGLVEWPRVLMGSFEESYLEIPSEIVRLTIKTNQKCFVTRKSGAETLSNKFILISNIEAKDGGSEIVHGNGKVVRARLSDAAHFWKRDQGDLPDLDTLKASAEKFGLDLNRPLDQRMAKLDALNVTFHAKLGTQGGRVARIRSLAAALSEVTGADKALVDRAAVLAKADLRTEAVGEFPELQGIMGHKYAVLQGESAAVANAIEDHYKPQGPSDRVPTEPVSVTVALADKLDTLVGFWAIDEKPTGSKDPYALRRAALGVIRLILEGRARLPLLPFFDVALAGFRAQRPDVATDISADLLAFFHDRLKVYLRDLGARYDLIDAVLTPEADDLLMIARRVEALTAFITAEEGKNLLAGTKRATQILAAEEKKGTEVAAAVDEKLFRLDAERTLHASIKLASGDAREAIVKEDFRSAMEALSKLREPVDVFFNDVLVNDEDAAIRANRLALLGLIRAATGEVADFSKIAG; from the coding sequence ATGCCCGATCTTCTTATCGAACTGCGCTCCGAAGAAATTCCCGCCCGCATGCAGCGCAAGGCGGCCGGCGACCTGAAGAAGCTCGTGACGGACGCGCTGGTCGAGGCCGGCCTCACCTATGAGGGTGCGCGCGAATACTGGACGCCCCGCCGGCTGACGCTCGACATACGCGGTCTCGCCGCACGCTCCGCCGATATCCGCGAGGAGCGCAAGGGACCGCGCACCGACGCCAATGAAAAGGCGATCGAAGGTTTTCTGCGCGCCGCAGGGCTCGCTTCGATCAGCGAGGCGCATGTCCACAGCGACCCGAAGAAGGGCGATTTCTACGTCGCGCATATTCTGAAAGCTGGCCGTCCGGCCGAAGAGATCGTCGCGGACGTGATGCCGGCGATCATCCGTGACTTCCCCTGGCCGAAATCCATGCGCTCCGGCGCCGCTTCCGCAAGACCGGGCAGCCTGCGCTGGGTGCGGCCCTTACAGTCGATCGTCTGCACCTTCGGCTCGGAGTACGAAGAGACCAAGGTGATCCCGTTCGAAGTCGACGGCATCGTTGCCGGAAATGTCACCTATGGCCATCGCTTCCATGCGCCGGAGGCGATCACCGTGCGCCGCTTTGCCGATTACGCCGAAAAGCTCGAAAAGGCGAAGGTCGTGCTCGACGCGGAACGCCGCAAGGAGATCATCTCCGCCGACGCGCACAACATCGCCTTTGCGAGCGGCCTTGAGCTCGTAGAGGATGAAGGCCTTTTGGAAGAGGTAGCGGGTCTCGTCGAATGGCCGCGGGTGTTGATGGGAAGCTTCGAGGAAAGTTATCTCGAAATCCCCTCCGAAATCGTTCGGCTCACGATCAAGACCAACCAGAAATGCTTCGTCACCCGCAAGTCGGGCGCCGAAACGCTGTCGAACAAGTTCATCCTCATCTCGAATATCGAGGCGAAGGACGGCGGCAGTGAGATCGTCCACGGCAATGGCAAGGTCGTGCGCGCCCGCCTCTCTGACGCGGCGCATTTCTGGAAGCGTGACCAGGGCGACCTGCCGGACCTCGACACGCTGAAGGCATCTGCGGAGAAGTTCGGGCTCGATCTCAACAGGCCGCTCGACCAGCGCATGGCGAAGCTCGATGCGCTGAACGTGACCTTTCATGCCAAGCTCGGCACGCAGGGCGGGCGCGTCGCCCGCATCCGCTCGCTGGCCGCAGCACTTTCGGAAGTCACCGGCGCCGACAAGGCGCTCGTCGATCGCGCAGCCGTGCTCGCCAAGGCGGATCTGCGCACCGAAGCTGTGGGAGAATTTCCCGAGCTACAGGGCATCATGGGCCACAAATACGCGGTGCTCCAGGGCGAGAGCGCCGCAGTCGCCAATGCGATCGAGGATCACTACAAGCCGCAAGGCCCCTCCGACCGCGTGCCGACAGAACCCGTTTCGGTGACGGTGGCGCTCGCCGACAAGCTCGACACGCTCGTCGGCTTCTGGGCGATCGACGAAAAGCCGACCGGCTCAAAGGACCCCTATGCGCTGCGCCGTGCGGCGCTCGGCGTGATCCGGCTCATTCTGGAGGGCAGGGCTCGGCTGCCGCTCCTGCCCTTCTTCGATGTCGCGCTCGCCGGCTTCAGGGCACAGCGGCCGGATGTGGCGACGGACATTTCCGCAGACCTTCTGGCTTTCTTCCACGACCGTCTCAAGGTCTATCTGCGCGATCTCGGCGCTCGCTACGACCTGATCGATGCAGTTTTGACGCCCGAGGCCGACGATCTGTTGATGATTGCGCGCCGCGTCGAAGCTCTCACGGCCTTCATCACGGCGGAGGAGGGCAAGAACCTGCTCGCCGGTACCAAGCGCGCGACGCAAATCCTCGCGGCGGAAGAGAAGAAGGGCACCGAGGTCGCCGCTGCCGTGGACGAGAAGCTCTTCCGGCTCGATGCCGAGCGGACCCTCCATGCCTCGATCAAGCTTGCCTCCGGCGACGCGCGAGAAGCGATCGTCAAGGAGGACTTCCGCTCCGCTATGGAGGCGCTTTCAAAATTGCGGGAACCGGTGGACGTGTTCTTTAACGACGTGCTCGTCAACGACGAAGACGCGGCGATCCGTGCCAACCGCCTGGCGCTCTTGGGTCTTATCCGCGCGGCAACCGGCGAGGTTGCGGATTTCTCGAAGATCGCGGGATAA
- a CDS encoding AraC family transcriptional regulator, whose product MTSDNPSAGAGVIEPPGFKRNGDWIAVADDAIPFERIEAFFAGRAYEPHRHDTYAIGQTLNGVQSFRYRGAVRASLPGRTMVLHPDEVHDGQSGSEDGFRYRMIYIEPAAIQSVLGGRPLPFIKGGISSDPRLFAAVRALLPATDARIETLEFEDGLFELAHALEAAAGGPARTIGALDYHAAERVRVYLHDLPEGAVTLETLEAIGGRNRWGLSRDFRRLFGTSPYRYLVQRRLAAAKIDLLRGVSPAEAALDAGFADQAHMSRHFKKAFGVSPGRWLRMAAQAL is encoded by the coding sequence ATGACGAGCGACAATCCAAGCGCAGGTGCGGGTGTTATCGAGCCTCCAGGCTTTAAACGAAACGGCGATTGGATTGCCGTCGCCGACGATGCGATCCCGTTCGAGCGCATAGAAGCCTTCTTTGCCGGGCGCGCCTACGAGCCGCACCGGCACGACACCTATGCCATCGGCCAGACGCTCAACGGCGTTCAGAGTTTCCGCTATCGCGGCGCCGTGCGCGCGAGCCTCCCCGGCAGGACGATGGTGCTGCATCCCGACGAAGTGCATGACGGCCAGTCCGGCAGCGAAGACGGCTTCCGCTATCGCATGATCTATATCGAGCCGGCGGCGATACAGAGCGTGCTCGGCGGCCGACCGCTGCCCTTCATCAAGGGCGGCATCTCGTCCGATCCGCGCCTTTTTGCGGCGGTCCGCGCGCTGCTGCCGGCAACGGACGCCCGGATCGAGACCCTGGAGTTCGAGGACGGCCTCTTTGAGCTCGCGCACGCGCTCGAAGCCGCCGCGGGCGGGCCGGCAAGGACCATCGGGGCGCTCGACTATCATGCCGCCGAGCGGGTGCGCGTCTACCTGCATGACTTGCCCGAGGGCGCCGTGACGCTGGAAACGCTCGAGGCGATCGGCGGTCGCAATCGCTGGGGCTTGAGCCGCGATTTCCGCCGCTTGTTCGGCACGAGCCCCTATCGCTATCTGGTACAGCGACGCCTGGCGGCGGCGAAGATCGATCTGCTAAGAGGCGTCTCGCCTGCGGAGGCTGCACTCGATGCCGGCTTCGCCGATCAGGCACATATGAGTCGCCACTTCAAGAAGGCCTTCGGCGTCTCGCCCGGGCGATGGCTGCGCATGGCGGCGCAGGCTCTCTGA
- a CDS encoding cupin domain-containing protein encodes MDASKRTYAPINFAQKLAEFSDQWQPRVIAELNDYQFKIVRIKGDFIWHDHPETDEAFIVLEGSLRIDFRDGSVTLGPGEMYVVPKGVEHKPYAAGEVKMLLIEPRGTLNTGHAGGERTARNDIWI; translated from the coding sequence ATGGATGCGTCCAAGCGGACCTATGCTCCCATTAATTTTGCTCAGAAACTGGCGGAGTTTTCCGATCAGTGGCAGCCGCGCGTGATCGCCGAGCTCAACGACTATCAGTTCAAGATCGTCCGAATCAAAGGCGATTTCATCTGGCACGATCATCCGGAGACCGACGAGGCCTTCATCGTGCTGGAGGGCTCGCTTCGGATCGACTTTCGAGATGGCTCTGTGACGCTCGGGCCGGGCGAAATGTACGTCGTTCCGAAAGGCGTCGAACACAAGCCCTATGCGGCAGGCGAGGTTAAGATGCTGCTCATCGAACCGCGCGGGACCTTGAATACCGGTCATGCGGGCGGCGAGCGTACCGCCCGGAACGACATCTGGATCTGA
- a CDS encoding LysE family translocator, producing the protein MAGDLALLVLAALPLMGSPGPATLSLAGMGAAYGVTRSLRYAAGVNIGTIAVVLLIATGVTAVLLGVPGIQTAAMVLGGAYMLYLAWHIATAPPVVKDGPASHAPSFAGGFVLAIANPKAYAAIGAVYAGSLVETDDDARTALAKVLVLSLLAVAVNTTWLAFGASIATILRDPAKARVANLIFAGLLLASVAFAALG; encoded by the coding sequence ATGGCCGGCGACCTCGCGCTTCTTGTTCTCGCTGCTTTGCCGCTGATGGGTAGCCCCGGACCTGCGACGCTCAGCCTTGCCGGCATGGGTGCCGCCTATGGAGTGACGCGCAGCCTGCGCTACGCGGCGGGCGTCAACATCGGTACGATCGCCGTGGTTCTGTTGATTGCCACCGGGGTCACCGCCGTGCTTCTGGGCGTGCCTGGTATCCAGACGGCGGCGATGGTGCTCGGCGGCGCCTATATGCTCTATCTGGCGTGGCACATCGCCACCGCGCCGCCAGTCGTTAAGGACGGGCCGGCATCGCATGCTCCGTCCTTCGCCGGCGGTTTCGTGCTGGCAATCGCCAACCCAAAGGCCTATGCAGCGATCGGCGCCGTTTATGCCGGCAGCCTGGTCGAGACCGACGACGACGCTCGCACCGCGCTTGCAAAGGTTCTCGTGCTCTCACTCCTGGCGGTCGCCGTGAATACGACTTGGCTTGCCTTTGGGGCGTCGATCGCCACCATCCTGCGCGATCCGGCGAAAGCGCGTGTTGCCAATCTCATTTTCGCCGGGCTCTTGCTCGCGTCGGTCGCTTTCGCCGCTCTCGGCTGA
- a CDS encoding DUF523 domain-containing protein yields MTSRILVSACLMGHAVRYDGAAKPLLHSAIDRWREEGRLVTICPEMSAGMPVPRPPAEIATGRTGADVLAGKARVLEKTGGDVTMEFRRAADNALALARETNCRFALLIDGSPSCGSGFIYDGSFSGKRLAGEGVTAALLSANGIEVYSDRQIEVLIARLENEGSGSRQKITPLLLSGAQPFAIAANCPSALNVD; encoded by the coding sequence GTGACTTCCAGAATCCTTGTCAGCGCTTGTCTCATGGGCCATGCGGTGCGCTATGACGGCGCAGCGAAACCGCTGCTTCACTCGGCAATCGACCGCTGGCGGGAAGAGGGCAGGCTCGTCACCATCTGTCCGGAGATGTCGGCCGGCATGCCCGTTCCGCGCCCGCCGGCGGAGATCGCGACCGGTAGAACGGGCGCCGACGTGCTTGCCGGGAAAGCGCGTGTGCTGGAGAAAACGGGTGGCGATGTGACAATGGAATTTCGCCGCGCCGCCGACAATGCCCTCGCACTCGCACGCGAGACAAACTGCCGCTTTGCACTGCTGATCGATGGCAGCCCGTCCTGCGGTTCCGGTTTCATCTATGACGGTAGCTTTAGCGGCAAGCGTCTTGCAGGCGAGGGCGTGACGGCCGCACTGCTCAGCGCGAACGGCATCGAGGTCTATTCCGATCGGCAAATAGAGGTTTTGATCGCGAGGCTTGAGAACGAGGGTAGCGGTTCCCGCCAAAAGATTACGCCCCTGCTTCTCTCAGGGGCGCAACCTTTCGCCATTGCAGCGAATTGCCCGTCAGCCTTGAACGTCGACTGA
- a CDS encoding plant virulence effector HPE1-like domain-containing protein produces MRSLLITTALLHAAGPAAASSIEEMVSGKAVNSSVATISCSTCPPLQPKKKPSYVVPDLAPGTDRVELKEIDGEVKSVRTEAWLGGSPVVFVNKASEEAIRAAAMKAAGPMMADAAADAPGTPVGVDHAAKTAAVTTLSHAEPVAASLAGGSRKFDPSGFDLRLD; encoded by the coding sequence ATGCGTTCTCTGCTGATCACCACCGCTCTCTTGCATGCCGCCGGCCCGGCGGCGGCCTCTTCGATCGAGGAGATGGTCTCCGGCAAGGCCGTCAATTCCAGCGTCGCGACGATCTCCTGTAGCACCTGTCCGCCGCTACAGCCGAAGAAGAAGCCCTCCTATGTCGTCCCGGATCTGGCGCCTGGGACCGATCGGGTCGAGCTCAAGGAGATCGACGGCGAAGTGAAGTCGGTACGCACCGAGGCCTGGCTCGGGGGGTCACCGGTCGTCTTCGTCAACAAGGCATCGGAGGAGGCGATCCGGGCTGCGGCGATGAAGGCCGCAGGGCCCATGATGGCCGATGCCGCGGCAGACGCCCCGGGCACGCCAGTGGGCGTCGACCATGCGGCAAAGACCGCCGCCGTCACGACGCTCTCTCATGCCGAACCCGTCGCAGCGTCTCTGGCTGGCGGTTCACGCAAATTTGATCCGTCGGGTTTCGATCTTCGCCTAGATTGA
- the purD gene encoding phosphoribosylamine--glycine ligase: MKVLLIGSGGREHALAWKIAQSPKLTALYAAPGNPGIAEEATIVALDTENHEAVVGFCREQAIDFVVVGPEGPLVAGLADELRAAGIPVFGPSAAAARLEGSKGFTKDLCAKYDIPTGAYRRFTDAEAAKAYVREQGAPIVIKADGLAAGKGVTVAMTLDEALAAVDECFAGAFGAAGAEVVVEAYLNGEEASFFCLCDGKTVLPLASAQDHKRVGNGDTGPNTGGMGAYSPAPVMTAEMVERTMKEIIEPTVRGMAESGHPFTGVFFAGLMITDKGPELIEYNVRFGDPECQVLMMRMKSDLLPLLYAAATGTLEGMTAEWHDEVALTVVMASRGYPGTYEKNTPIETLPVACAATTKVFHAGTAIKDGKLVAFGGRVLNVTAMGKTVSEAKDAAYAALRGVVWQNGFYRNDIGWRAVARERA; encoded by the coding sequence ATGAAGGTTCTTCTGATCGGATCGGGCGGACGCGAACATGCACTTGCATGGAAGATCGCGCAGTCGCCGAAGCTGACCGCCCTCTATGCCGCACCCGGCAATCCGGGCATAGCCGAAGAGGCGACGATCGTCGCGCTCGATACCGAAAATCACGAAGCCGTCGTTGGTTTCTGCCGCGAGCAAGCAATCGACTTCGTCGTCGTGGGCCCGGAAGGGCCGCTGGTCGCGGGTCTTGCGGACGAGCTGCGCGCCGCGGGCATTCCGGTCTTTGGACCTTCGGCCGCGGCAGCCCGACTCGAAGGTTCGAAAGGCTTCACCAAGGATCTCTGCGCCAAATACGACATTCCGACCGGCGCCTACAGGCGCTTCACCGATGCCGAAGCCGCCAAGGCCTATGTTCGCGAGCAGGGCGCGCCGATCGTCATCAAGGCGGACGGGCTTGCCGCCGGTAAGGGCGTGACCGTCGCGATGACGCTCGACGAGGCGCTTGCCGCAGTCGACGAGTGCTTCGCCGGCGCTTTCGGCGCAGCCGGCGCGGAAGTTGTCGTCGAAGCCTATCTGAATGGCGAGGAGGCAAGCTTCTTCTGCCTTTGCGATGGCAAGACCGTGCTGCCGCTCGCCTCGGCGCAGGATCATAAACGTGTCGGCAACGGCGACACGGGGCCGAACACCGGCGGCATGGGCGCCTATTCACCGGCGCCGGTGATGACGGCGGAAATGGTCGAGCGCACGATGAAGGAGATCATCGAGCCGACGGTGCGCGGCATGGCCGAAAGTGGCCACCCCTTCACCGGCGTGTTCTTCGCCGGCCTGATGATCACCGACAAAGGGCCGGAACTCATCGAATACAATGTCCGTTTCGGCGACCCGGAATGCCAGGTCCTGATGATGCGGATGAAGAGCGACCTCTTGCCGCTGCTCTATGCCGCGGCCACGGGCACACTCGAAGGCATGACAGCCGAATGGCACGACGAAGTGGCGCTGACGGTGGTGATGGCCTCGCGCGGCTATCCGGGCACCTATGAGAAAAACACGCCAATCGAGACGCTGCCTGTCGCATGCGCCGCCACCACCAAAGTGTTCCATGCCGGCACGGCAATCAAGGACGGCAAGCTGGTCGCCTTCGGCGGCCGTGTGCTGAACGTCACCGCCATGGGAAAGACCGTCAGCGAGGCAAAGGACGCGGCTTATGCCGCGCTGCGCGGCGTTGTCTGGCAGAACGGCTTCTACCGCAACGACATCGGCTGGCGCGCGGTCGCGCGCGAAAGGGCCTGA
- a CDS encoding bifunctional diguanylate cyclase/phosphodiesterase codes for MTLGKRALILIFPVVLAGYLLAALSVHVAQSRSIRALEHAKLSQRVEHAAAVFQNEVRRSKSFLNALLNGNALRQYVSETDKKYRANALGVRLQESVKSLSDDPAGFVSFAILDAKLEAEYYFENSWDPFAEIDQAQIDLARQLINGSRLGDWTYLGDASDRQRIVYSQFVDPITFGRPAPSNKANALLMQVAVQPDRFLKLRAALEREYGAPVILQPWPLAATDDLSASVPLGPSLHATLTVSDAHFDALMLRQKVLLALGAVAMSLFSIWLLIVLIRRFITGPIATLDANVMAVMAGAREEIAEVHEAGEIGRLTRNIGELHRQSVQSLQLVQRSSWTDALTGISNRAHFNMLAAGAVQEAIASGEKCSLLFIDIDNFKFVNDKHGHDVGDELLKALAARIAHDAEAITRKQGHQPAILARLSGDEFAVLVRSKAGDRTVQELCAAILALFSGGFELSGKRYPVTASIGVAVCPGDASTVAELISNADAAMYQAKSAGKNRSARFSRALNDKRTRQRQIQEELRSLDPDEQFRLVYMPIVNARGEVTGCEALLRWHSPVLGHVTPDEFVPIAESSGLFTKIDWWVIDKAMSDCHHLRALFGPDTVLAINISSAELHSRSISDYFSDCLTRHGLNPRSVDIELTETFAVKVSDQLRWNIEELRRKGLRLSIDDFGAGYTSVQQIIDYPADTIKLDRVLVSNLTASQSLPVLKAVVALCHAKDMAVVGEGVDTPEKLAMLTAAGCDRFQGYLISKPLSLEDLAIWALGRTMRPFEHSNEDVIARPAIARHV; via the coding sequence GTGACCCTCGGCAAGCGTGCGCTCATCCTTATCTTTCCGGTCGTGTTGGCGGGCTATCTTCTTGCAGCCCTCTCGGTCCATGTCGCGCAGAGTCGGTCGATCCGCGCACTGGAGCATGCCAAGCTCTCACAACGGGTCGAGCATGCTGCCGCCGTCTTTCAGAACGAGGTCCGGCGCAGCAAAAGCTTCCTCAATGCGCTTTTGAACGGCAATGCGCTGCGCCAATACGTCTCCGAAACGGACAAGAAATACCGCGCCAACGCCCTCGGCGTGCGGCTGCAGGAAAGCGTGAAGTCGCTGTCGGATGATCCTGCCGGCTTCGTCTCCTTCGCTATTCTCGACGCGAAACTGGAAGCGGAGTACTACTTCGAAAACAGTTGGGATCCTTTTGCGGAAATCGATCAGGCACAGATCGATCTCGCACGACAACTGATCAACGGCTCAAGGCTCGGCGACTGGACCTATCTCGGCGACGCCAGCGACCGGCAAAGGATAGTCTATTCCCAATTCGTCGATCCGATCACCTTTGGCCGGCCGGCACCCAGCAACAAGGCGAACGCTCTTCTGATGCAGGTGGCGGTGCAGCCCGACCGTTTCCTCAAATTGCGGGCCGCTCTCGAGAGGGAATATGGCGCCCCCGTCATCCTTCAACCTTGGCCGCTTGCCGCTACCGACGATCTTTCGGCGAGCGTGCCGCTCGGTCCCTCGCTTCATGCGACGCTGACTGTTTCGGACGCGCATTTCGATGCACTGATGCTGCGTCAGAAAGTGCTGCTGGCGCTCGGCGCCGTCGCCATGAGTCTCTTCTCCATCTGGCTCCTCATCGTACTCATCCGCCGCTTCATTACCGGGCCGATTGCGACACTCGACGCAAATGTCATGGCGGTCATGGCAGGCGCGCGCGAGGAAATCGCCGAGGTGCACGAGGCGGGAGAAATCGGCCGTCTGACGCGAAACATCGGCGAACTGCATCGTCAGTCCGTTCAGTCCCTCCAGCTCGTACAGCGGAGTTCCTGGACCGATGCTTTGACGGGCATCAGCAACCGTGCGCACTTCAACATGCTTGCGGCGGGCGCAGTCCAAGAGGCTATTGCATCCGGCGAAAAGTGCAGCCTGTTGTTCATCGACATCGACAACTTCAAGTTCGTCAACGACAAGCATGGCCACGACGTGGGCGACGAGCTCCTGAAAGCGCTCGCGGCCCGGATCGCGCATGACGCCGAAGCGATCACCCGAAAGCAAGGGCACCAGCCGGCCATTTTGGCGCGCCTTTCGGGCGACGAGTTTGCAGTGCTCGTGCGGTCGAAAGCGGGCGACCGCACCGTGCAGGAGTTATGTGCCGCGATCCTCGCCCTCTTTTCCGGCGGCTTCGAGCTCTCCGGTAAGCGCTATCCGGTGACGGCAAGCATCGGCGTCGCCGTCTGCCCGGGGGATGCGAGCACCGTCGCGGAACTGATCTCGAATGCCGACGCGGCCATGTATCAGGCGAAAAGCGCCGGCAAGAACCGCTCCGCTCGCTTCTCGCGCGCGCTCAACGACAAGCGCACCCGGCAGAGGCAGATTCAAGAGGAACTGCGCTCGCTCGATCCCGACGAGCAGTTTCGTCTGGTTTATATGCCGATCGTCAACGCGCGCGGCGAGGTCACCGGCTGCGAGGCGCTCCTGCGCTGGCACTCGCCCGTTCTCGGCCATGTGACACCGGACGAATTCGTCCCGATCGCGGAGAGCTCCGGGCTCTTCACCAAGATCGACTGGTGGGTCATCGACAAGGCGATGTCCGATTGCCACCACTTGAGAGCCCTCTTCGGACCGGACACGGTGCTTGCAATCAACATCTCTTCGGCCGAACTGCATTCGCGGTCGATCAGCGACTATTTTTCCGATTGCCTGACACGACACGGGCTCAATCCCCGATCGGTCGACATCGAGCTCACGGAAACTTTCGCCGTGAAGGTCAGCGACCAATTGCGCTGGAATATCGAGGAGTTGCGGCGGAAGGGCCTGCGGCTATCGATCGACGACTTCGGAGCGGGCTACACCTCCGTCCAGCAGATCATCGACTACCCCGCCGACACGATCAAGCTCGACCGGGTGCTCGTATCGAACCTGACCGCCTCGCAATCCCTTCCGGTTCTCAAGGCGGTCGTCGCACTCTGCCATGCGAAGGATATGGCGGTCGTCGGTGAAGGCGTCGATACCCCGGAGAAGCTCGCGATGCTGACGGCGGCGGGCTGCGACCGCTTCCAAGGATACCTAATCAGCAAGCCGCTTTCGCTCGAGGACCTCGCGATCTGGGCGCTCGGCCGAACCATGCGCCCCTTCGAGCACTCGAACGAGGACGTCATCGCGCGTCCAGCGATTGCACGTCATGTCTGA